One window from the genome of Thermaerobacter marianensis DSM 12885 encodes:
- the ruvX gene encoding Holliday junction resolvase RuvX: protein MRWLGLDLGSRVIGVAISDPEGIVARPLGSLPRRTDAENAAQVADLVRRHGAGGVVVGWPRRLDGTRGPEAEAAERFADALREAGVPRVTLWDERLSTVEAERVLIAADLSRRRRKQIIDRMAATVILQAFLQSQRRQRDGGGESPGEARRRRPRGGESLSQEPVEEGGGAVMDLPEERRIVTFRDENGEEQQFVVIDLVEMNDRKYAIVADPDDEEEAFIFRLLHEDDGTPVLVEIEDDDEWDAVAEAWEDMMAEEEDDEYADEVLGADDEEWEEAEWDEEDDDEELDDADLDDEDLEDLEELDGDEADLDDEDDEEGDGGRRGR from the coding sequence ATGCGCTGGCTTGGCCTCGACCTGGGCTCCCGCGTGATCGGCGTGGCGATCAGCGATCCCGAGGGGATCGTGGCCCGGCCCCTGGGCAGCCTGCCGCGCCGCACCGACGCGGAGAACGCGGCCCAGGTGGCCGACCTGGTGAGAAGGCACGGCGCCGGGGGCGTAGTGGTCGGCTGGCCGCGGCGCCTGGACGGGACCCGCGGTCCGGAGGCAGAGGCTGCCGAGCGGTTTGCCGACGCTTTGCGGGAGGCCGGCGTGCCGAGGGTCACCCTATGGGACGAGCGGCTGTCGACCGTCGAGGCGGAGCGGGTGCTGATCGCCGCGGACCTGTCGCGGCGCCGCAGGAAGCAGATCATCGACCGCATGGCGGCGACGGTGATCCTGCAGGCGTTCTTGCAGTCCCAACGCAGGCAACGGGACGGCGGCGGCGAATCTCCCGGCGAGGCGCGCAGGCGACGGCCCCGCGGCGGTGAATCTCTCAGCCAGGAGCCTGTGGAGGAAGGTGGTGGGGCAGTGATGGACCTGCCGGAGGAGCGCCGGATCGTCACCTTCCGGGACGAGAACGGCGAGGAGCAGCAGTTCGTCGTCATCGACCTGGTGGAGATGAACGACCGGAAGTATGCCATCGTCGCCGACCCCGACGACGAGGAGGAGGCCTTCATCTTCCGCCTGCTGCACGAGGACGACGGGACGCCGGTGCTGGTGGAGATCGAAGACGACGACGAGTGGGACGCCGTGGCCGAAGCCTGGGAAGACATGATGGCGGAAGAAGAGGATGACGAGTACGCCGACGAAGTCCTGGGTGCCGACGACGAGGAATGGGAAGAGGCCGAGTGGGACGAGGAGGACGACGACGAGGAACTGGATGACGCGGACCTGGACGACGAGGACCTGGAGGATCTGGAGGAGCTGGATGGCGACGAGGCCGACCTGGACGACGAGGACGATGAGGAAGGCGACGGCGGGCGCCGGGGCCGGTGA